In Fibrobacter sp. UWB2, one DNA window encodes the following:
- a CDS encoding SufE family protein — MSESIVDRQEKIRAKFASFTDPDDKWKFLLDLAREHKGMDASLKAEKFIIQGCASTMYLVPKFDGAKIHFEMDVEGGTTNPLISRGLGALALQIFNDMAPADILSVDPTFFQQIGLNVGLSPTRSNGFASLLKQIYLYARVFDAISKK; from the coding sequence ATGTCAGAAAGTATTGTTGATCGTCAAGAAAAGATTAGAGCAAAATTTGCATCGTTCACGGACCCGGATGACAAGTGGAAATTCCTCCTGGATTTGGCTCGTGAACACAAGGGAATGGATGCATCCCTCAAGGCCGAAAAGTTCATTATTCAGGGCTGCGCCTCGACAATGTATCTGGTGCCGAAGTTTGATGGCGCAAAAATCCATTTTGAAATGGATGTGGAAGGCGGTACGACGAACCCGCTGATTAGCCGTGGCCTCGGTGCGCTCGCCTTGCAGATTTTTAACGACATGGCTCCTGCTGACATCCTTTCGGTGGATCCGACGTTTTTCCAGCAGATTGGACTCAATGTCGGGCTTTCGCCGACGCGCTCGAACGGTTTTGCAAGCCTTTTGAAACAGATTTATTTATACGCACGCGTCTTTGACGCAATTTCTAAAAAATAG
- a CDS encoding sigma-54-dependent Fis family transcriptional regulator → MRPSIDFFTKETSTSSFILDVLSSVDNTVDVHTPTSDEAPEIAEALRTPLAAIVIWDLDSFTAKNAELLSRLRDFSPDSMILAYAESPESYTDVSSKLYDTILSVEALRLHLMSKIARLKEIYNAKRIFRERMSHLVGKSDAMQRLRKNVERAILHTGPVLIQGESGVGKDLVARAIACVYDKFVTVNCSAIPESLFESELFGHTRGAFTGAQNERIGLFEDANGGAIFLDEIGDMPLHAQVKLLRVIQNHEIRPIGANKTRHIDVRIIAATNRDLREEIREKRFREDLYYRLNVIPMQLSPLRDRKEDIEDLANYFIRQYSPAGEPYTLSPEALQKLQDHNWPGNIRELENVIQRALCFTDPGVLRAEDLQIDESSDNNSTSFSSVDRAAIKAFNASNYEEFRELQLDEEREFLKSTIRNCDGSVSLAAERLRMNRTALYNRLTRLGLNVKNVQS, encoded by the coding sequence GTGCGCCCGTCCATCGACTTTTTCACAAAAGAAACTTCGACGTCCTCGTTCATCTTGGACGTCCTTTCTTCTGTGGATAACACCGTCGATGTTCACACTCCCACAAGCGACGAAGCGCCTGAAATCGCAGAAGCTCTGCGCACTCCGCTCGCCGCAATTGTCATTTGGGACCTCGATTCTTTCACTGCAAAAAATGCAGAACTGCTTTCGAGACTTCGCGACTTTAGCCCGGACTCCATGATTCTCGCCTACGCGGAATCTCCCGAAAGCTATACCGATGTTTCAAGCAAACTCTACGACACGATTCTCTCCGTCGAAGCGCTTCGCCTCCACTTGATGAGCAAAATTGCTAGGCTCAAGGAAATCTACAACGCGAAGCGCATTTTCCGCGAAAGAATGTCGCACCTCGTCGGCAAAAGCGATGCCATGCAGCGCCTCCGCAAAAACGTGGAACGCGCCATTTTGCACACAGGCCCCGTCCTTATTCAAGGAGAATCGGGCGTTGGCAAGGACCTAGTCGCACGAGCTATCGCTTGCGTTTACGACAAATTTGTCACCGTCAACTGCAGCGCCATTCCGGAATCGCTTTTCGAAAGTGAACTTTTTGGCCATACGCGCGGAGCATTCACAGGCGCCCAAAACGAACGCATCGGTCTTTTCGAAGATGCAAACGGCGGCGCCATCTTCCTAGACGAAATCGGCGACATGCCGCTCCACGCTCAAGTCAAGCTCTTGCGCGTCATCCAGAATCACGAAATCCGCCCCATCGGTGCAAACAAGACGCGACACATCGACGTGCGCATCATCGCCGCTACCAACCGCGACCTCCGCGAAGAAATCCGCGAAAAGCGCTTCCGCGAAGACCTTTATTACCGCCTGAACGTGATTCCGATGCAACTTTCGCCGCTCCGCGACCGCAAAGAAGACATCGAAGACTTGGCGAATTACTTTATCCGCCAGTACTCGCCCGCCGGCGAGCCTTACACGCTCTCGCCCGAAGCTTTGCAAAAGCTCCAAGACCACAACTGGCCGGGCAACATCCGTGAACTCGAAAACGTCATCCAGCGAGCGCTCTGCTTCACCGACCCAGGCGTTTTACGCGCTGAAGATTTGCAAATTGACGAAAGTTCCGACAACAATTCCACAAGCTTTTCTAGTGTCGACCGAGCCGCGATAAAAGCATTCAACGCAAGCAATTACGAAGAATTTCGCGAATTGCAGCTCGACGAAGAACGAGAATTTTTGAAATCGACCATCCGCAATTGCGATGGTTCCGTAAGCCTTGCCGCCGAACGGCTCCGTATGAACCGCACGGCCCTTTACAACCGACTCACACGACTCGGCTTAAACGTTAAAAACGTTCAATCTTAA
- a CDS encoding NAD(P)/FAD-dependent oxidoreductase: MTCFRSNSYKVVICGAGPAGLMAAYQLGKLTGGAGQILLLDKKEPWKEPIFCAEAVSTHRLNDLWPIDESWVRGSLSGIYFTSPKGYKAEFYSKDCGRLLDRSKFHHAIADACVEAGVECRFDALVKSIEKAENGWNLTVQVGGELVSLSSEAFVDASGPGCRLTRGIPCLEGIESGDTDLEPGIFAVAEGIQHDRDHIDLLYGSEFPGGYGWIFPRDGKEVNIGFVLSKDAKPDMPLREKLKHFIATHYPNAKVKAIYGGMIACGQSCKPLAKCGLFKAGDAASCVNPMSRSGIVEALLSGKITAEAVHEWLNAVDDGARARIEASVLDRWMASLGKTHLQIAKAKSGFAKIKDEQFDKAALSLSKLPREKQTLFRIFWAVLWSCPSVIWKMRSFLH, translated from the coding sequence ATGACTTGTTTTCGTTCAAATTCTTACAAAGTGGTGATCTGCGGGGCAGGTCCGGCCGGTCTTATGGCTGCTTACCAGCTTGGAAAATTGACGGGCGGTGCTGGACAAATCCTGCTTTTGGATAAGAAAGAGCCTTGGAAAGAGCCCATTTTTTGTGCCGAAGCGGTATCGACCCATCGTTTGAACGATTTGTGGCCTATTGATGAATCCTGGGTGCGTGGGAGCCTTTCGGGCATCTACTTTACGTCGCCTAAGGGTTACAAGGCTGAATTTTACAGCAAGGACTGCGGTCGTCTGCTCGACCGTTCGAAGTTCCACCATGCGATTGCCGATGCTTGCGTCGAAGCGGGCGTGGAATGCCGTTTTGATGCGCTCGTGAAAAGCATTGAAAAGGCCGAAAATGGCTGGAATTTGACTGTCCAGGTGGGTGGCGAACTGGTTTCGCTCTCGTCTGAGGCTTTTGTCGATGCCAGTGGCCCCGGGTGCCGCCTCACGCGCGGAATTCCGTGCCTTGAAGGGATTGAATCGGGAGATACCGATTTGGAACCGGGCATTTTTGCAGTGGCCGAAGGGATTCAACACGACCGTGACCATATCGACTTGCTTTACGGGAGTGAATTCCCAGGCGGTTACGGCTGGATTTTCCCGCGCGATGGCAAGGAAGTAAATATTGGTTTTGTGCTCTCGAAGGATGCAAAGCCCGATATGCCGTTGCGTGAAAAGCTCAAGCATTTTATTGCGACGCATTACCCGAATGCCAAGGTGAAGGCCATTTACGGTGGCATGATTGCTTGCGGGCAGTCCTGTAAGCCGCTTGCCAAGTGCGGTCTTTTTAAGGCGGGCGATGCGGCAAGTTGCGTGAACCCGATGAGCCGTTCGGGCATTGTCGAAGCGCTTTTGAGCGGAAAGATTACTGCAGAAGCGGTCCATGAATGGCTGAATGCGGTGGATGATGGCGCTCGTGCCCGTATCGAAGCTTCAGTCCTTGATCGTTGGATGGCCTCTTTAGGTAAAACCCACTTGCAGATTGCAAAGGCAAAATCTGGTTTTGCAAAGATTAAGGATGAGCAATTTGACAAGGCGGCGTTGAGCCTCTCGAAGCTTCCGCGCGAAAAGCAAACCTTGTTTAGAATTTTCTGGGCGGTACTTTGGTCTTGCCCGTCTGTAATTTGGAAAATGCGTTCTTTTTTGCATTAG
- a CDS encoding pentapeptide repeat-containing protein, producing MNMKNVYKFGLCLLSALALNVSAQDFRGKDLNTSFRDKKISDYQFQKSRAVKGVTDFQRCNGESPNFEEANLPEVSFRNAVINKANFEKANLKGATISGADIRSTSFEGANLEGANLYRATLLDSKFPKANLKNARMDAMKVSDECDFSKADLTQASATDMDLTRADFSKANLTNTNFSRSLMANSDLRKTTMEKTDFTACNLIAANFKGVKLNNVNFAKAGLSQAEFGGATFNNVNLQEADLSLTTFNDVDLSRTQLQKAKFAQSKVKNMTFTNQDLNGVIFDKGDVSKSTFDKAKLNKASFFDANVSKNVFNYTELMKAVFDGAYVFKDIFDNADLTKANFANSTIERSAFNNAQLSGANFSGAKLIKVTFLNAKMEGVKIDADTKMEDVDFSGADLTGAKIEKFTAKKVTYNERTKFPSGFDPRAYGFRRPGEK from the coding sequence ATGAATATGAAGAACGTCTATAAATTTGGTCTCTGCCTCCTTAGTGCTCTCGCGCTCAACGTGTCAGCACAGGACTTCAGAGGTAAGGACCTGAACACATCCTTCCGCGATAAGAAAATCTCCGACTACCAGTTCCAGAAGTCTCGCGCCGTCAAGGGCGTTACGGACTTCCAGCGCTGCAACGGTGAATCCCCGAATTTCGAAGAAGCAAACCTTCCCGAAGTTTCCTTCCGCAACGCAGTGATCAACAAGGCGAACTTCGAAAAGGCAAACCTCAAGGGTGCAACGATTAGCGGTGCCGACATCCGTTCGACATCCTTCGAAGGCGCTAACCTCGAAGGCGCTAACCTCTATCGTGCAACTCTTCTCGATAGTAAGTTCCCGAAGGCCAACCTCAAGAACGCTCGTATGGACGCCATGAAGGTCTCTGACGAATGCGACTTCAGCAAGGCTGACCTCACTCAGGCTTCTGCTACCGACATGGACCTTACCCGTGCCGACTTCAGCAAGGCTAACCTCACCAACACGAACTTCTCCCGTTCCTTGATGGCTAACAGCGACCTCCGCAAGACCACCATGGAAAAGACTGACTTCACGGCTTGCAACCTCATCGCTGCAAACTTCAAGGGCGTCAAGCTCAACAACGTGAACTTCGCCAAGGCCGGTCTTTCTCAGGCTGAATTCGGTGGTGCAACGTTCAACAACGTGAACCTCCAGGAAGCAGACCTTTCCTTGACCACCTTCAATGACGTGGACCTCTCCAGAACGCAGCTCCAGAAGGCCAAGTTCGCTCAGTCCAAGGTCAAGAACATGACGTTCACCAACCAGGACTTGAACGGCGTTATCTTCGACAAGGGCGACGTTTCCAAGAGCACGTTCGACAAGGCTAAGCTCAACAAGGCTTCCTTCTTCGACGCCAACGTGAGCAAGAACGTGTTCAACTACACCGAACTCATGAAGGCCGTGTTCGACGGAGCCTACGTCTTCAAGGACATCTTCGACAACGCCGACCTCACCAAGGCAAACTTTGCCAACTCCACCATCGAACGCTCCGCATTCAACAATGCTCAGCTCTCCGGTGCAAACTTCTCTGGTGCTAAGCTCATCAAGGTGACCTTCCTCAACGCCAAGATGGAAGGTGTCAAGATCGACGCCGACACCAAGATGGAAGACGTGGACTTCTCCGGTGCAGACTTGACCGGTGCAAAGATTGAAAAGTTCACCGCCAAGAAGGTGACCTACAACGAAAGAACCAAGTTCCCCAGCGGTTTCGATCCGCGCGCATACGGTTTCAGAAGACCGGGCGAAAAATAA
- the proC gene encoding pyrroline-5-carboxylate reductase, with amino-acid sequence MNTTIFFAGTGNMGGAILRGLLNAGTDAKNIFFFDPSDKAAEAVSALGCVRVKSFAEGIEKANVTFLCVKPQIFKLVAAEWKAAASALKSEKTFISIMAGVARKSLIEVLGEKNQVLRVMPNLPLTVGKGSVGLATDGVSDETLKLAEEIFGNIGVTCRVAESLIDAVTGLSGSAPAYVFEFIEGLTRGGVKAGLTRDVALKLALGTIEGSVELVKQSGKSPSDLCAMVCSPAGTTIAGIDALEEGAFRSTLIKAVVAGTNRSKELGK; translated from the coding sequence ATGAACACAACGATTTTCTTTGCCGGTACTGGAAACATGGGCGGAGCCATCCTCCGCGGTCTTTTGAACGCAGGCACAGATGCCAAGAACATTTTCTTCTTTGACCCGAGCGACAAGGCCGCCGAAGCCGTGAGCGCCCTCGGTTGCGTCCGCGTCAAAAGCTTTGCCGAAGGCATCGAAAAGGCAAACGTCACATTCCTTTGCGTCAAGCCGCAGATTTTCAAGCTCGTCGCCGCCGAATGGAAGGCAGCCGCATCCGCTCTCAAGAGCGAAAAGACGTTCATCAGCATCATGGCCGGTGTCGCCCGCAAGAGCCTCATCGAAGTGCTCGGTGAAAAGAACCAGGTGCTCCGCGTGATGCCGAACTTGCCGCTCACTGTTGGCAAGGGCTCCGTTGGCCTTGCCACCGACGGCGTCTCCGACGAAACGCTCAAGCTCGCCGAAGAAATCTTTGGCAACATCGGCGTGACCTGCCGCGTTGCAGAATCCCTCATCGACGCCGTGACCGGACTTTCCGGCAGCGCTCCGGCATACGTCTTTGAATTCATCGAAGGCCTTACCCGCGGTGGCGTAAAGGCTGGCCTCACCCGCGATGTCGCTTTGAAGCTCGCTCTCGGCACCATCGAAGGCAGCGTCGAACTCGTCAAGCAGTCCGGCAAGAGCCCGAGCGACCTCTGCGCTATGGTTTGCTCTCCGGCAGGTACAACCATCGCTGGCATCGACGCCCTCGAAGAAGGCGCATTCCGCAGCACGCTTATCAAGGCTGTTGTCGCCGGCACGAACCGCAGCAAGGAACTGGGCAAGTAA
- a CDS encoding iron ABC transporter permease — translation MRRLLIGFVALAVLIVLLCVATLCFGAVNIPFADVVQALFNPGADVSSNILWNLRIPRMIAAVLAGTSLAVSGLSLQTVFRNPLAGPFVLGISSGASLGVALALLAGIGFGSVGVLGSAALGALLVTLVVMFAATRFAQTGVLLIVGLLTGYFIDSIVSVLIAGNSSESLRVYVAWGMGSFGRVTLGDVWIFAAAVLVGLVMIGVSLRYLNAALLGDDFAHGLGLNVKRSKICVLLGASLLAGATTAFCGPVAFIGIAVPHLAYLLFKTTNHRVLLPGAALCGVALALLGGLFPASVPLNAVLSLVGVPVILWVLVRGSGARF, via the coding sequence TTGCGGCGATTGTTGATTGGATTTGTAGCGTTAGCTGTTTTGATTGTGTTGCTGTGCGTGGCGACGCTTTGCTTTGGCGCGGTGAACATTCCGTTTGCGGATGTGGTGCAGGCGTTGTTTAACCCGGGAGCGGATGTTTCGTCGAACATCTTATGGAACTTGAGAATCCCGCGAATGATTGCGGCTGTACTGGCGGGCACGTCGCTTGCGGTGTCGGGCTTGTCGCTGCAGACGGTGTTCCGAAATCCGCTTGCGGGACCGTTTGTACTTGGCATTAGCAGTGGCGCGAGTCTTGGTGTGGCGCTTGCGCTTTTGGCGGGTATTGGCTTTGGAAGTGTCGGCGTGCTGGGTTCGGCGGCGCTTGGGGCTTTGCTTGTGACGCTTGTCGTGATGTTTGCGGCGACGCGTTTTGCGCAGACGGGCGTGCTTTTGATTGTCGGGCTTTTGACGGGTTACTTTATCGATTCGATTGTGAGCGTCTTGATTGCAGGGAACTCTTCGGAATCGCTGCGCGTGTATGTGGCGTGGGGCATGGGAAGCTTTGGGCGCGTGACGCTCGGTGATGTCTGGATTTTTGCGGCCGCTGTACTTGTGGGTTTGGTGATGATTGGCGTTTCGTTGCGGTATTTGAATGCGGCGCTTTTGGGCGATGATTTTGCACACGGGCTTGGGCTCAACGTGAAGCGTTCCAAGATTTGCGTGTTGCTCGGGGCGAGCCTTTTGGCGGGTGCAACGACTGCGTTTTGCGGGCCTGTCGCGTTCATCGGAATTGCCGTGCCGCATTTAGCTTATCTGCTTTTCAAGACGACGAACCATCGTGTGCTTTTGCCGGGTGCTGCGTTGTGCGGTGTGGCGCTTGCACTTTTGGGTGGGCTCTTCCCGGCTTCGGTGCCACTGAATGCTGTGCTTTCGCTGGTGGGCGTTCCTGTGATTTTGTGGGTACTTGTGCGCGGTTCCGGTGCGCGTTTTTAG
- a CDS encoding TraB/GumN family protein, with the protein MSDENSSVWVLGSIHLADSTLYPLAPVIDSAFARSDELAVELNMNDEEVVKEIGKESVSQGMLEDRLLRDILPPEMWKSLDSLCAAWDIPMVVFEKMRPWLVATTLSAYAFEQAGLNPEYGIDYVLLDRAAADGKAIVGLETAEEQIGALADTTESDSAGVYYLKTTLREIAEFETLVSNLIHAWKTGDDDLLRSLLNKDDEEDESEESLSSDQKFKEGFEQRVYVNRNAKMAESIATFLREDRNVFVVVGVAHLALEKDNVIDALRKRGFKIERF; encoded by the coding sequence GTGTCCGATGAAAATTCTTCGGTGTGGGTGCTCGGGAGCATTCATTTGGCGGATTCGACTTTGTACCCGCTTGCTCCTGTGATTGATTCGGCGTTTGCTCGTTCGGACGAGCTTGCCGTCGAACTCAACATGAACGATGAAGAAGTCGTGAAGGAAATCGGTAAGGAATCGGTTTCTCAGGGAATGCTTGAAGATAGGTTGCTACGTGATATTCTGCCGCCAGAAATGTGGAAGTCTTTAGATAGCCTTTGTGCGGCCTGGGATATTCCTATGGTGGTATTTGAAAAAATGCGTCCCTGGCTTGTAGCGACAACGCTTAGTGCGTATGCGTTTGAACAGGCTGGCTTGAATCCTGAATACGGGATTGACTATGTGCTTTTGGATAGAGCGGCCGCTGATGGCAAGGCGATTGTTGGCTTGGAGACTGCTGAAGAACAGATTGGCGCGCTTGCAGATACGACGGAATCTGATTCAGCGGGCGTGTATTACTTAAAGACGACTTTGCGCGAAATTGCTGAATTTGAAACGCTTGTGAGTAATTTGATTCATGCCTGGAAAACGGGTGATGACGATTTATTGCGTAGCTTGTTGAACAAAGATGATGAAGAAGACGAAAGTGAAGAATCGTTGTCTAGCGATCAGAAGTTCAAGGAAGGCTTTGAACAACGTGTTTATGTGAATCGCAATGCCAAAATGGCGGAATCCATTGCGACTTTCTTGCGCGAAGATAGAAACGTTTTTGTCGTGGTCGGTGTAGCGCACTTGGCGCTTGAAAAAGACAACGTGATTGATGCGCTTCGCAAGCGCGGTTTTAAGATTGAACGTTTTTAA
- a CDS encoding ABC transporter ATP-binding protein yields the protein MTNVESQNILLECKDLLVGYGKALPSMKFPFDFSLASGNVVALMGENGCGKSSLLKTFAGLLAPVAGEVSLEGKSLTEWAPRERAQEISLVRMSSAVPPRMSVSEFVRLGRSPYSGIFDSRTDEDNRIVKESMDLLDVANFANRPIAELSDGERSRVFLAEAVAQQVKILLLDEPNAFLDIPRSHALFRLLKKIAVERQMGIVVSTHSVEYAERYCDKIMVVNGGTVKVASAADARKNGLLDWTEICDAL from the coding sequence ATGACGAATGTTGAATCGCAGAACATTTTGCTGGAATGTAAGGATTTGCTTGTCGGCTATGGTAAAGCGCTTCCGTCCATGAAATTCCCGTTTGATTTTTCGCTTGCATCGGGAAATGTTGTAGCTTTGATGGGCGAGAATGGTTGCGGCAAGAGTTCTCTTTTGAAAACGTTTGCTGGGTTGCTTGCGCCGGTGGCGGGCGAGGTTTCGCTTGAAGGGAAATCTCTTACGGAATGGGCTCCTCGTGAACGCGCTCAGGAAATCTCGCTCGTGCGAATGTCGAGTGCAGTGCCCCCGCGAATGAGCGTGAGTGAATTTGTGCGCTTGGGACGTTCGCCGTATTCTGGAATTTTTGACAGCCGTACGGATGAAGATAACCGCATTGTCAAAGAATCGATGGATCTTTTGGATGTGGCAAATTTTGCAAATCGCCCGATTGCAGAATTGAGCGATGGTGAACGCAGCCGCGTGTTTTTGGCAGAGGCTGTGGCGCAGCAGGTGAAAATCTTGTTGCTCGATGAACCGAATGCGTTTTTGGATATTCCGCGTAGCCATGCGCTTTTTAGGTTGCTCAAGAAAATCGCCGTGGAACGCCAAATGGGCATTGTTGTTTCGACGCATTCCGTGGAATACGCGGAACGCTATTGCGATAAGATTATGGTTGTAAATGGCGGAACGGTAAAGGTGGCTTCGGCTGCGGATGCTCGAAAAAATGGACTTTTAGACTGGACGGAAATATGCGACGCTCTTTGA
- the nspC gene encoding carboxynorspermidine decarboxylase produces MLDYSQVPSPCFVLDETRLRHNMEILDDIQKKTGVKIICALKGYSFWRSFPLIGEYLAGATASSLNEARLAREEMNKEVHVFAPVYEDDEIDAILDAADHITFNSFSQWLRYKDKTLAHGVSAGIRVNPEFSTVETDLYNPCGKFSRLGVTEKEFKPELLDGIDGLHFHALCEQDADALEGVLAAFEKHFGKYLPQMKWVNFGGGHHITRKDYHRDELVRILKDFSARYPHLQVIMEPGEAIGWQTGELVTSVGDIVHNEMDIAILNVSISAHMPDCLEMPYRPSVIGAAFPGEKAHTYKLTGNSCLAGDQLGDFSFDEPLKVGDRIIFEDMIHYTMVKTTFFNGVRHPSIGKFDENGKFHLLHKFTYEQFKEKL; encoded by the coding sequence ATGCTCGACTATTCTCAAGTTCCAAGTCCCTGTTTCGTACTTGACGAAACGCGTCTCCGCCACAATATGGAAATCCTCGATGATATCCAGAAAAAGACCGGCGTTAAAATCATCTGCGCCCTCAAGGGTTACAGCTTCTGGCGTTCGTTCCCGCTCATCGGCGAATACCTCGCCGGCGCCACCGCCTCTAGCCTCAACGAAGCCCGCCTCGCGCGCGAAGAGATGAACAAGGAAGTCCACGTCTTTGCGCCCGTCTACGAAGACGACGAAATCGACGCCATCCTCGATGCAGCTGACCACATCACGTTCAACAGCTTTTCGCAGTGGCTGCGTTACAAGGACAAGACGCTTGCCCACGGCGTCAGTGCCGGCATCCGCGTGAACCCGGAATTTTCGACAGTCGAAACCGACCTTTACAACCCTTGCGGCAAGTTCTCCCGCCTCGGCGTGACCGAAAAGGAATTCAAGCCCGAACTCCTCGATGGCATTGATGGCCTCCACTTCCATGCTCTTTGCGAACAGGATGCCGACGCTCTCGAAGGCGTTCTCGCCGCATTTGAAAAGCACTTTGGCAAGTACCTCCCGCAAATGAAATGGGTGAACTTCGGCGGTGGCCACCACATCACCCGCAAGGACTACCACCGCGACGAACTCGTGCGCATCCTCAAGGATTTCTCCGCACGCTACCCGCACTTGCAGGTCATCATGGAACCGGGCGAAGCCATCGGCTGGCAGACCGGTGAACTCGTCACAAGCGTTGGCGACATCGTCCACAACGAAATGGACATCGCAATACTTAACGTTTCCATCAGCGCCCACATGCCGGACTGCCTCGAAATGCCTTACCGTCCAAGCGTCATCGGCGCCGCATTCCCGGGCGAAAAGGCACACACGTATAAGCTCACGGGCAATTCCTGCCTCGCCGGCGACCAGCTCGGTGATTTCTCGTTCGACGAACCGCTCAAGGTCGGCGACCGCATCATCTTCGAAGACATGATCCACTACACCATGGTCAAGACAACATTCTTCAACGGTGTGCGCCACCCGAGCATCGGCAAGTTCGACGAAAACGGCAAGTTCCACCTGCTGCACAAATTCACGTACGAGCAGTTTAAAGAAAAATTGTAA
- the tsaE gene encoding tRNA (adenosine(37)-N6)-threonylcarbamoyltransferase complex ATPase subunit type 1 TsaE has translation MRFTSEQDTYNWALGFAKELKVGDKVALYGNLGAGKTVISRGICKGLGFEGTVCSPTYTILHEYPNNPPIFHFDLYRLEGGADLYEVGMDPDYLESGISLIEWPERLEENDAGITHVVKIQIVSETEREITVTKVSK, from the coding sequence ATGCGTTTCACTTCAGAACAAGACACATACAACTGGGCGCTTGGTTTTGCGAAGGAACTCAAGGTCGGCGACAAAGTCGCCCTCTATGGGAATCTAGGTGCAGGCAAGACCGTCATCAGTCGCGGCATCTGCAAAGGGCTCGGCTTCGAAGGCACGGTCTGCTCCCCGACCTACACCATCCTCCACGAATACCCGAACAACCCGCCCATATTCCACTTCGACCTGTACCGTCTCGAAGGCGGCGCAGACCTTTATGAAGTCGGTATGGATCCGGACTATCTCGAGAGCGGCATCAGCCTCATCGAATGGCCCGAGCGATTAGAAGAAAACGACGCAGGCATCACCCACGTCGTTAAAATCCAAATCGTTTCCGAGACCGAACGAGAAATTACTGTTACAAAAGTTTCAAAGTAA